CCAACTCTGACAGCTTTTTGCTGATTATCTAGACAGTTATAGTATATTATTATCTTAAAActaatcaatttttttttaaattagcaGTTTTTTAGGGTAAACCATATTGTTGTTCCATATACTAGGGACTTTACAGAAGCTTATTTCTTTTCAACATCTGCAGACAGAGTTGCCATGTCTCATTCTTCCTGTATTTCCTAGCTTAAGAAAATGCAATTTAAGTTTCCTTCCGTAGATAATAAAAGATTGAAATTTAGCAGTAAATCTTGTTGAAGGCAGAAACATTCTCTGAATTTCGTACAATTTTGAAAATGAGTTCCTAAACCCCTAGAATTTTCCGTAAGTTTCCTAAATGCTAAATATCTGGTGTAAATCTATAAGGAAATTTAAGTTCATTTCTCATAAATAGCACATCTTCAAGAATATATGTATTATCCATTCATCCATCAGCATTATCTGAATTTTTTTCAAATGAGCCGAGGGCCTAtcggaaacagcttctctacccTCACAAGGTAGCGGCAAGGTCTGAGTACactttaccctccccagaccccacttgtgggattacactaggATTATTGTTGTTGAGAAGGGTCTCTGCAGCTTATTCCGTGCTCCTTAATTGGTAACATATGTTAACTCTTAACTGCGTGAATGTAGTCTGTCACTTTAACAGTACTATGCCTGCCCCTGCACTATTCCCTTCGAATCTGGGCAGAGAAAGCACTTTCTTTGGGAGCAGTTTTTGAATAGACTTCAGCTGAAGTTAATTATGCACAATTCTATACTTTGTTTGATTTGCTTATGGAATAAAATGTTATGTTCGAAAACATTCTTTGTGGATTTCATATAACTTTGAAACCATTGATGATCTGTGTATATTTCTGATGGTATACACTTCGAAAAAGATCACGGTGACACTAATTGAAGTTCAGGTAATATTTCTGTTTGTATTGACGGAAAGCAAGAGTTTAACAAAAAATATGCAAGAAAAAATATAGGAGTGATCTTCACCCTTAAATAAATCTTGAACCAGCAAGAATTACAATAGAGAAAAGAAATTTCAAATTACATCACAATGATTACTCTAGCAAGTTATATGGTGGACTATCTTCTACTAACTTTTAACCAAGACAAACACTGAATGAAAGAATCTTGTATGTTCCTTCACTCTTATTAGAGGTTGCATTGACAATCTTGACAGTAGCATAGCCATTTGCATCATGATACTTTCCAGTGCCACCAATTACTGCTATATGTGATTCAAAAACATCACCCTTATGCATCCCGAAAAACCTTAAACTATCCTTGTATTCATTACTAAGAAAGCTAGTAGTCATTGCCATCATATGACTGCTGCCATCTTCTGAACTAGCGACATACATTCCTTGAGCTTTTCCCATCAAAGTCGAGCCATAAATGGAACCTTCGTATATGTCCTCATCGATTGTTGTCACTGTCCCTAGCTCTAATTCCTGAAGTGTAGCTATAGCTGGGAATGTCATGCTGATTCCTTCCAAATCAAGCGTGTGAGTATGCAATCCATTCATTTCAACACTTGGATTTGTGTCGGTCAATGGAATGCCTCCCACAGGAGGGAAATAGCCTAATGGTTTCGAGAAGGGAAGCTGATGACTATTTACTTTTGTTGGTGCAGATTTTGACGAACGGTGTTTTTGGCTAAGAACATCTAGCATGTAAAAGGATATTTCATGGTGTGCATGATAATGATGATGGTTTGCTGGGGAAGGATTGTTATTCAGAGTTCTTGCAGAAAATGATCGATGcgtcaagaagaagaagaagaaccaaAAAATGGCTAGTTTAGAAGGAGATTTTATCATCTCCATAGATTGCAGAAGAGTTATTCTTTCTCTTTTCAGTAGGTTCTATGAGAGCTAAATTAAGATGGGGAGATCTCCAATAATACTTGGTTTGGAGTGGAGTAGTTATTGTATTAATGAAGTAGTTAACTTTTGGGGCTATTATCCTCCCAGGACTTCAGCTAGTCCAGTATTAGTAGTATTTATGGTAGTTAATGTCTAAGGACTATTATCTGCTATcaagaaggatgaagaaagaaaGGAGAATCAGATATAGTATTGACACGCAAtttcgctttctgttggtagtaggtttttatgactaaccgttgttttctttcattgttgatcaccttactatctggtTGTTTTTATTAtgcttttatatggcttcttGATAGTGTCCCTTCttttctatattttcattaatggtGCTTATAAgcctaagccgagggtctattggaaaccgcctctctatcctcacaaggtaggggtaaggtttgcgtacatactaccctcccagATCCCACGGTGTGAGATATTACTGGgtatgggtatgttgttgttgtagtagtattTGATCTATATGAATTTGAGATTTTTGAACTACAACACAAAAAAATCATTTAATTACCCATTAGTGTGCTTGTATCTTTTGTATGGCATGACAAGAATGACTATAATAGTAATGTTAAACAAATACATTTATGGTGACTTAAATTAAAGATATTGCTACGACCTTGAACACACTCTTATCATAGAAACACTTACATAAAATTGATCGCTAGCAAATGAGTCTAGGAGTCCAATGTTTCATTTGATTTCTAATTTTGAATTTCAATCGTTCAAATCTAGCCAATTAAATGTATTGTTTTTTTCATTTCACAACTATTTCAGAGCTTCTTACTAATTAGTTTTAAATCATTTATAGTTTGTGCAATATCCTAAAATCATTAAGAcattaatagcatgtttggccaagcttctaaaatctgcttattttgaaaagtgcttttcaaaaaaatacttttggtgagaaacaatttgtgtttggctaattaatttagaaaatacttttgagtaacaattaatgtttggctaagcttttaaaatgcttttaaaaagtgcttctacttctacttaaaagtactttttccTTAAAATAACTTGGTCAAACACCTTAACTTTGAGAAAAAAATACACTTTTGACAAAGAAAACACTTTTGGCCAAGAAAAAAGCTTGGCTCTAACTTAAAAGATTCATGCCAATGTTACTTTTACCAcgactttatttattataattccCCATAGCCGCTACCACTAGCCATCACCATACAACCATCACTATCAATTACCTCCACCACCAGCCCCATCCACGACGTGTCACTACTTAGTCGCTAAGCTACCTTTGGTGGAGGGGTTCCAATTGAATCCCCTTTGCTGAAAAAATTGCGTTGTACAAAAAggatagaatatatatatatatatatatatacacacacacactaaaaGTAAAAAATACACAACTAAAAAGTTAAATTACTAAATTACCCTTCtaataatattatatttatattttataattataattaaacaatattttaaaaataaatttaaattgtaTCTTTTCTAAATAGTTGTGTCCTTTTATTAGTAActaatttttaaaacaattatctGGCCATTAGAATAGAACCatttatttataaataaaaaaaacaacGCCTTGAATTGAAGGGTTGTATCCTTTAGATTAGCAAAATTAACTTTTCACATGTGTTCCTTCACATTTCAAAATCAAGAGACCAtttctatttaattaaaaaaaaaaaattactaacGCTTCATAGTCTGTTTTAACATTATTACCGCCAAAAGTTACCACCATTTAGTTTCTAATTTACATTATAAAATTAAGAGATGGGCTGTCCAGTTAAAATTAGTGACAAAAAATAGATGGAAGTGCAATAAAAGTTGACTCACGAGGCAATCAGTATGTACTCCTTATTTTGGTTCCCTTTTGCATTGTTATTTTGGCTATTAATCTATTTTTTAAAACACAGCTTCTGAAATTAATTCTAAGTCATTCAAAATTATTCTAGCACAATCTTGATTACGATTCGAATTATTTATGTTTGTTTGAATAACTTTTGAGAATCGAACTTATTATGCTAGCACAATCTTGGTTTCGAATACTAGTCTTATATTTgaaatatgtaaaaaaaaaaaaaaaaaaattgccacTGCTAGATTGAAGTTGACTTCTAATGTACGTTGCATGATACTACTCTTTCTCTTCTATTTTTCAAACAATCCCTTCTATCTTTGTGCATAAATTGGTGCGTTGAATTGTATATGTAATaaggccaaattttcatgatatTTATCGTGACATAATATTTATTATAACAAAATTTGTGAatcatgacatttgtcatgacataatatttATTATTAGGCCAATGATTTCTTgttataaatagaggagcttctcctcatttgcaaacacaccaattcaagagcttttcacttttgtctttctttctcctcctttatttcattatagagtattttgtaagagagtgggtgttggaaaatacttgtgtgaaccctttctttggagtgattttgtgaggttattctcttggggtatttggtaattagagtatttactttaattttatactctcttttgtactcttattggtatagtgaaattgcttctctccgcttgtggacgtaggtcactttgaccgaatcacgttaaatttgtgtcttctttatcttctttaattgccgttattatcaacttgcattgtctttgttattatcattataacgttgtttggctaaatttcgcactacccgatTTCTCGATCCTAATAAATTAGTATCAAAGTCatatctaaccgggttagtttaaatagccaaaatgactctaacaaaatcttatgttgagaaatttgatcgaagtgcaaactttggaatgtggcaattaaagatggaagctatcctgattcaggatggcttagatttggcactgcaaggaaatgAGAAgttgccggataaaatgacggacgaggagtttgccgtcatagacagaaagacaaaagaagatattattttaaatctttcaaatgaagttttacgtgaagttgtagcagaaagctcagcccaaggcatatgggaaaaacttaaaaccctatatatgaaaagaacagtagaaaatagtctttacctaaagcaaaaactctacacttttcgtatggctgaaggtacctctatacttacacatcttgatacttttgattctcttcttatggatttaagtaacatagatgctgaaatcaatgATGAGGATCAAAATGTGTTATTGCTTATTTTcttaccccagtcgtttaaacatataagagatactatgctttatagaaaggataatatctcttataaagatatcaaatctattttgaaatcaaaagaacaaatagatagagatattactggggaaactagTGAGAACCAAGGGGAAgacttattcataagaggtagatccaataagaaagattcaagtagtgagaaacctaaatcaatatcaaaatccagatacagaaatgtcatgtgcaaatattgtcataagaaaggtcacattatttctgaatgctttaaattgaaaaataaagaaaagcatacagaaaagaaaaatgagcacaaaaatattgacactgccgaagcaagtgtagctgctgatgagactgagagaACTATTTTTGaacaactaataatagtttcaaatctaacaatgagtggattttagattcgggttgttcttatcatatgtgtcacaatcgggatttatttaccacatatgaatctattggaggtggagttgtcttgatgggaaacaatgttgcctgcaaagttattAGAAAAGGTACattccgaatcaaaatgcacgatggtgtagTGAGAACTCTCatcgatgttagacatgttcctgacttgaagaaaaatctcatctctttagttactctagaatctcttgggtgcaagtacacaagtGAAGGTGTACttttgtgatcatgaaagcacgcagatctagTACGTTATATACTCTTTTGGGATTTACTGTTACAGGTGCtactgcagtttcaatatcagataattCAGATTCTGACAtaaccaaattgtggcatatgcgatttgGGTATATGAGTGAAAAAtgtctttccatcctcagcaaaagaggtctcttatgtggccaaagtaccgaaaatatggagttctatgaacattgtgtgttcgggaagcagaaaagagtcagcttcaaatctccagtgattcatagaacaaaaggtactttggattacattcattcagatctttggggtccttcacgtaccccatcaaaaggtggtgtcaggtatatgttaactttcattgatgattattcaaggaaagtttgggtttgtttcctgaaaaataaaagtgatgtttacttaaatttcaaacaatggaaagttttgattgagaagcaaacaagaaaacaggttaagcggcttagaaccgataatggcttggaattttgtactgatgaattcaacgaattttgcaagaatgaaggaattgctcgacatcgtactgtgagaatgacacctcagcaaaatggtatggcagaaaggatgaatagaactcttttggaaatggctcgttgcatgatttcaaatgctaggttgacaaacgccttttgggcagaagctatcgctacagcttgttatattgtcaaccgagctccttctgcacctttgaactttaagactcccgaggaaatgtggtcaggtactcctgctaatttttctgatttaaagatatttggttgccctgcatacatgcatgtaaatgatggaaaattagagctAAGGGATAAAAAatgcattttccttgggtatgcatctgagtgaaaggataccgactatggtatcctgatcccacgacaccaaaatttataattagcagagatgtaacctttgatgaatcctctatattacattctagaaaagagtcttctagttcttgtaatacagataaaggaaagagtacacggaaccaggtggagattgagattgacattccttctgagccaagctcatcaactttggagcaaaatacagttgaaactatTGAAGTTGAGATAGAAGCTGAAATTCCtaaagttgagactcctgaagttgaaccagaagaagaagagtattctatagccaaacatagaccaagaagagaaggtaaacaaccattaagatttggagattatgttgtatttgctttttcagttgcacaggaaactgaagaaattggagaaccatcaaaatatacagaagcagtttctggtgctgactcagccaagtggctgattgcaatgaatggagaaattgagtctctccacaagaatggtacttggtctcttgtgaagccgccattaggaaaaagaattgttggttgcaaatgggtcttcaaaaaaaaagatggcattccaggggttgaagatgagagctataaggcacgattagttgcaaagggatATAGTGAGGTagaaggagttgattttaatgatattttctcacatgttgttaaacatagctctattcatGTCTTGgttgccttcgttgccatgtatgatttggaattagaacaacttgatgttaagacaactttcttacatgacgaacttgaggaacaaatatacatgcatcaacccgaaggatttgaaattgaaggaaaagaagatcatgtttgcttgttgaagaaatccttttacggattaaagcagtctccaagacaatggtataaaaggtttgattcttttatgttgggtcatggttattcgaggagcatgtatgatagttgtgtttactttcggaagttaaatgatggttcatttgtgtacctattattatatgttgatggcATGCTCagtgctgctaaggatttaacagaaattcacaatttgaaaagttagctgaaaagtgaatttgagatgaaagatttgggaacAACTAAGAAAATCCTTAGCATGGAGATCGAAAGAGATCAAAAAGacaacaggctatttctgacacagaagaagtacttggagaaaatcttggagaggtttggcatgaaagatgctaaaccagttagtacccctctggctgctcattttaagttatcagctgctcagtccccgcagtcagaggaagaagagaggtacatgacacatattccttattccagtgcagttggcagtattatgtatgcaatggtttgtacacgtccagacatttcacaagcagtgagcttGGTAAGCCGGTATATGACTTGCCCTGGCAAAGCACATTGGCAtgttgtgaaatggattctcagatacttgcgaggtacttaaAACACATGTTTGGAATTTTAGAGagatactaacactttggttggctTTATAGattcagattatgcaggtgatcttgacaaaagaataTCACTAACAGGCTGtgtattttgcatcggtggttacgctattagttggaaagctacattacaacatatagtagctttatctactaccgaaacagaatatatggcagtgatcGAGGCGaccaaagaagctttatggttgaagggtctatttgttgaactcagtttacaccgaagtggtattaccattttctgtgataatCAAAGTGCCATTCATTTGACTAAAGATAAAATgcatcatgagaggacgaagcacattgatataaagtatcatttcatccgagaaatcATTGCTGAAAGAgaagtctctgttcagaagatcaacattAGAGAtaatcctgctgacatgttcacaaaacctcttccaatgtccaagttcaagctttgcctgaacttgaatGGCATTTAtaaagaatgattttgcccattggggtttttgcggagaaggtggagcaaatttactatatataagccgaaattaggccaaggtggagatttgtaatatggccaaattttcatgacatttgccatgacataatatccattataacaaaatttgtggatcatgacatttgccatgacataatatccattattaggccaatgATTTCTTgttataaatagaggagcttttcctcatttgcaaacacaccaattcaagagcttttcactcttgtctttctttctcctcctttatttcattatagagtattttgtaagagagtgagtgttgggaaacacttgtgtgaaccctttctttggagtgatcttgtgatttattctcttggggtatttggtaattagagtatttactctaattttgtactctctttcgTACTCTTGTTGGTAcagttgtcacacctccttttttccgacgagaggggataagggagttttttcaatttaagtgacattaatcgaaatgggattatttatttacttatttcagagtcgccacttggaataatttatggtgtcccaaatcaccggtttattttaaatcccaaatcgagaaaatttgactctatttatggtccgcgaacaaaGAAGAgcggataaggaattctgttaacccgggagaaggtgtgaggaactcccgagttccgtggttttagcacggtcacttaacaattaatacttggcctaattatctgatttattacatatttaaagcctattgtgcatttttactttttaaccgcttataattatttatggaattatttctggaacaagtcacgatatcgtacacttgtcgttttggcacacgtcgcaaaccgcgccacatgaaatgcacccgcgatttacgacatgcttatttttattactGCTAGAGGTTATgatcgggtcacatgaaatgcacacccggaTTGGGGTTTAGGTATCGTGAGCATGCGATGGGAACCGTATCCATgaccacgatgatttattaatcatgtctaaagcaagctacgatgttcatgaTTATTTCTTTCTAAGTTTATTTTATTCACATAATCTAATTTGAACTAAAATCAGTGTTCGACTTAATCATTATCAGTCTTCAATATGGGCCGATTCAAAGCGGTTCCTGAAAGCAGAACACCAGCATCTCAATTTTGCGGATTTAATACCTTTGCATACATGTCAATCCCATTTAGATATTTTGATATTAGAAAAAGGGAAATCACAACCAGTGCATTCATCACAATAGTCATTTAGTTTCACCAGAAATCTACTACTAATATTTGACATAATCTCCATTTTAATACACAAAATGAACTCGTCTATCATGTACAAATGCAGCCGAAATTAACTTTGGGCTCAGGATTCTTAAAATGCCAGAGACCAGTTGCCTATATTCATATAGTCCAAAACAAATTGAGCCATAAAGCTTACATGTGATATAAATAAACTATCATAATAGTAACACTGCTTTCAACAAATTCAAACCCATATATCATAAATTCAACAATTGAACGTACAAACAATTGGCTTTTCAAACACACAGGTAGTAGTAAACATCAAACAGAAAAAAACCAATAAACAAATTTAATAGCTAAACATGATGGCTCCGTGAATTCAAAACAAACATGTAACACGAATGAACTCATATTTCAATTATGAATTCGACAAAGGGTCAGATATGAGTATGGCGTACCTCAAACAAGAAATCGATAGAAAATGACCAAATGAGGTCTGAAATAGATGGGAAAATACAGCAACAGAAACAACACATCAACAATGAAAACGCAGCGAGATTAACTTTAAAGCGAGCACGCATACGCAGATCCGGATCTGAAACACTCAAAAACATTTTAGAACCTTCAGATTTCAATTGAGTGACGCGAAGAGGAAGCTTAGAAGGGAATGTCGAAATGGAACTTCGGATAGCACAGCCGACGAGAGAATGAAACTGTGAACATGTCTGTctttgtgtgtatgtgtgtgtgcgcGCTTTCGGTCCCTTTGCTGAAACTGAGGTGAGAGAGGGGGCAGCTGCTCGGAGGGAATGGATAAGAAGAAATCGGCGGATAGGGTTTTTGTCAGGGGGTTTCCGTTCTTTTTCTCTTGAGAATCCAAAGGGATGGGGGAATTAGGGTCTATTTTAGAGATGAAGGGGGATATTGGGCCGGCGGGTAGTGGGTTGGGGCGAATGGAAGGAAAATGGGCCATTAGAAGCACCTGGTCTAAAGCTGTAATGAGACCCCATagccttctcttttctttctttgtattttgcAAGACTAATCAATTTATTTAACACTCCTAATTCCAACTAATTTACAAAATTAACCTAATGACTTATTTTTCTACAATTAACTAATTTATTTAGCTAATAAATGCATGTAGAGTTACTAATgtatttttttggtattttagtgttttacaaatgcaattaaaatctaaaaatataaaaattcaaaatatttttgtattttctttaggatttaaaatacaacttaaaaatgcatcaaacatgaatacgtacaaagtaaactaagtaaaaatatagaaaagtaatttaaagctatttttattttatttttttaggagtaattttatattagggcaaaaattaggtgctcacaaaagTGAAATTGattctctccgcttgtggacgtaggccaccttgaccgaaccacgttaaatttgtgtcttctttatcttctttaattgccgttattatcaacttgcattgtctttgttattatcattataacgttgtttggctaaattctgcactacTCGGTTTCCCGATCCTAACAGTATATTTAGATCCATAGGCAATTTTTTTCCTGTAACTGAGctttaaaaaaatattgtatCGATTAATTAAAGGCAAATCCCTTTTATTACGAAAAGAATTACATACTGTCGTGTTTTTGTTTACCATCTCACAAATGATATATTATCAGAAATAATCTTGTAAGATTGATCAGAGATGTGTCGTATATATCTTGAATAAGTTGAACTCCTTATTTACACTCTTTCCCAGCCATGTGCAGTCAGACCTTCTTACTTTGTTGCTTTTATCCAAAAAGTACGTTTTCGGAACGACAGCACAGAGAAAAAACGGCTATGGTATCCTATTCCCCCCAAGTTCTGAAAACTAATAGAGCTCTTAAGTGTTGCTTAAGTTTAGAATACATAACATGTGCAAGTTAGTCACTTGAAtgtatggctgtccaacgggacgggacgggctGTCTCGTATCCCGTCCCGGCCCCGTCTCGTATTCCGTCTcgtcccacttaattctaaacgggatgAGCTCATGATTAACGGTACGCGGGATCGGACGGGCCTACCATTTCGTCCCGTTCCGCCCCG
This sequence is a window from Nicotiana tomentosiformis chromosome 5, ASM39032v3, whole genome shotgun sequence. Protein-coding genes within it:
- the LOC104088528 gene encoding dirigent protein 25-like — protein: MEMIKSPSKLAIFWFFFFFLTHRSFSARTLNNNPSPANHHHYHAHHEISFYMLDVLSQKHRSSKSAPTKVNSHQLPFSKPLGYFPPVGGIPLTDTNPSVEMNGLHTHTLDLEGISMTFPAIATLQELELGTVTTIDEDIYEGSIYGSTLMGKAQGMYVASSEDGSSHMMAMTTSFLSNEYKDSLRFFGMHKGDVFESHIAVIGGTGKYHDANGYATVKIVNATSNKSEGTYKILSFSVCLG